One window of Nostoc sp. UHCC 0926 genomic DNA carries:
- a CDS encoding GIY-YIG nuclease family protein — protein MFSQYSNFYQPHNDHEPGYVYLLIAQGYHGIIPGLLLKRCKIGLSRNPEARVKQIASFEGSQPPCDIAILETVYVQDMKKVEGKLHKRFKSSSVKLKKSREWFDLWVWQIWLIYFWMKVYQVKD, from the coding sequence ATGTTTTCACAATACAGCAATTTTTATCAGCCACATAATGACCATGAACCAGGCTATGTATATTTGCTAATCGCACAAGGCTATCACGGCATAATTCCAGGATTATTACTGAAGCGTTGCAAGATAGGACTTAGCCGTAATCCTGAAGCAAGGGTAAAACAAATAGCTAGCTTTGAAGGTTCTCAACCACCCTGTGATATTGCCATTCTCGAAACTGTTTATGTGCAAGACATGAAGAAGGTTGAGGGGAAGTTGCATAAAAGGTTTAAATCGTCTAGCGTCAAACTCAAAAAATCCCGTGAGTGGTTTGATTTGTGGGTGTGGCAGATTTGGTTAATCTACTTTTGGATGAAAGTTTATCAAGTTAAAGATTAG